TCCTGCCCTGTTGAACAAGTTTACCTATTTGCGCCCGCATGATAGAATGAATCACAAATGAAATCCTCAGCATCTGCAATTTTACAGATTCGGCGGCCCATGCGGGCAGAGCGGCAGTCGATGAAGTTTGTTTTCCGCGGCAATCAACAGGAGGATTGCACATGAGTTGGATCTTGACGGGCATCGTTATCATAGCAGTGGCGGTGGCGCTTTATCTCGTGTTCGCCTTCAACCGATTTGTCACGCTTCGCAACAGGATCAGGAACGCCTGGGCGCAGATCGACGTACAGCTCAAGCGCAGATACGACCTGATCCCCAACCTCATGGAAACGGTGAAGGGCTATGCGAAACATGAGAAGGGGGTATTTGAAGCCGTGACCGAGGCGCGGGCGCGCGCCATCGGCGCGAGCACCGTGAAAGACCAGGGAGCCGCCGAGAATCAGCTTTCGGGCGCGCTGAAGAGCCTTTTCGCCGTCGCCGAAAATTATCCAGAACTCAAAGCGAACCAGAACTTCC
The nucleotide sequence above comes from Candidatus Abyssobacteria bacterium SURF_5. Encoded proteins:
- a CDS encoding LemA family protein, coding for MSWILTGIVIIAVAVALYLVFAFNRFVTLRNRIRNAWAQIDVQLKRRYDLIPNLMETVKGYAKHEKGVFEAVTEARARAIGASTVKDQGAAENQLSGALKSLFAVAENYPELKANQNFLMFQEELAGTEGKIAYARQFYNDNVMAYNIYRESFPSNIIANRFNFGPEDMFEIDIAAERGPVKVKFD